Genomic DNA from Phyllopteryx taeniolatus isolate TA_2022b chromosome 10, UOR_Ptae_1.2, whole genome shotgun sequence:
TCATTCCATGATTTTGATTTGTTGTTGAATTGGCATTGTTGGTTACGAGGACCATTGTTGTACGAGATTGGTTGTATGGATTAGACGACTTCTTTTAATTGTCGGGTTTAACAACGCCAGAACGTGCTGTGTCAGTCACACGCGTGTTGCACGTAGCGCCCTCTAATTCCATCTGTGGTGTTGCGTTTGTAAAGAAGACCCCACCCGTGAGGAGGCCACACGGCGCCCACTGAAGGTGGGTTCCGGCCCAAAGGTTGGAGATGTTTTGTAGGGCTCTGTGGCACTTCTGGTGAGGGAGGGCCCCATGCTCTCTGTAGCAGTGGCCAGAGCACTGGGATGAGTCAGCGAGTCGGTGGACAGCTGTTGACCTAATTGTAGCTCACGCCTGACATGGGTTAACTCATCCCCTTGGTCCCGGAGCTGTTGCTGGAGGCGGGGCAGCTCTGGCTCCCTGATTACCATCTGTGTCCTGAGCCCGTACGACTGTTCCATCTCTTTGGAGCGTTCCGCTTTGAGTGTGTCGGTGCGTTCGGTGAGCCGCTGAATGTCACCGGAAGCTTTCCCCAGCAAAATAGTTGCTCGCTGATGTTCGGCCCATAATTCAAGCACTTGGTCATTAAATGGTTGGTCGGCTAATTCTACCAATTTAGCTTTTAAGTGGGCAATCTCGGCATAAGTGTCTTGTAGTTGGTTATACTGACCTCCGGAAGTTAATTCGCTCGAGGTAGGGGCTTGTGTtgttttatcatcatcatagttTAATCGGCCGCTGTCTTTCGACGGCAACTGTGCAGCCTCAGCTGCAGTAGTGAGGTCGGCTATCCGAGCCTCCGCATCATCGTATTGCATTTTAACGTCAAGGAGGCGGCCTTCAGCCAAGTTTAAGGTGGTCTATTTTAATTGTGCAGTTAACTGGACTTGTTTATGCTGTTCAGCTTCCAGTCTGCGTTTCACCAGAACGCTCTGGTCATCGCGGTTGCTCCATTTAAGTTGGGACACCAAGTTCAGCACCATGCAGCCAAGAGTTTGCGcgagatttttatcttttaaggttttgtgctcGGCGTCACTCATAAGTTGTGCGATGTTATCATTGAGGACTTCGAGGCCAGCATTTTTGATGGAGTCTGCATAGCCCGGGACAAGGTTAAATTGCTGACGAGCTCTTCCAGTGTGTCAAGGTTGTCGTATTGACTCGCGTCACGCCAGCCTCTCTcttctacctcggcggggagcgcCGGTAGTGCGAGCCGGGTGGCATCTTCTGCGTGGCATGTCTGCTACACCTGTAAAATGTTATATAAAATGGACTGTGATCGGTATTGCATGTTCTTGTAACTGGTCGCAACATTATCTGATTTTGTtgtacaaattaaaacaaaaggttATACACaattatctattttttaaagcagacttctaatattttttttcaaagaagttatattgtcatggtctgtgttttggtttggtttgtgtttggtttagtttcatgttttaactgtgtcccatgtttttcatgtgtgtgcttatttagttattgtgtccacctgttctcgtcaaccttctaccttacgtcgaccaatcagcttcctccagccactcgtgtcttgtccaagtGTTCCTCGTTGTCGCGTCAATTTatgtgtatttagttccctggtttctttcagtccttgtcggttcattgtcattttcaGTTGTCATTGTCACTGTCTGTGTCATGTCATAGTTGtgtcgctcagttatttcagtagtcatgttttgtttcttcccggacacctccctggtgaggtgttcagggcACATCcaactgggaggagaccccggggacgaccaaggacacgctggagagactacatcctttggctggcctgggaatgcctcgggatacccccggaagagctggacgaagtggctgtgcagagggaagtctgggcgtccctgctaaagctactgcccctgtgacctgacccggataagcggtagaaactggatggatggatggatgttttgtttcttgttttgggtttactcaagtgtttctttgttactttctGTTTAGATTTGGgattttgttaatttagtatGTAGATctttccatgatccttgttttcctttgtttttggaattaaatattttttgatactcgcactactgcgttgcctccctgcttccccgcacttgggtcctccacatttTTCCCTTGCCTTCCTTGCCTTCAAAAACCCAAAATGTGACATATATGTTTTATTCGGGCTTGAAATGATCCACAACtgtaatgtttgtttctttccaaTTCGTATATAGACTATTACTATTTATATATCAAACTTTGAAAGTTCTTACTATGCCCTCTATATTGATGATGTAATGATTTTGGAATTTGAGGTGTGTTTCCTGGGTTTATGGGTCAATGTAATGATGTGTGATCTAGTATATACCTCAGCTGGGTCTAATCCTAACTGTACCTGCTCGGCTTCAATATTGTTGAATGTCAGTGCTTGGTGAGGCAACAGGGTCAATATGAAGTTTCACCAACAGGAAAGTGATTCTGCGCAGCTGTCAACATCTATCACCCTCaatcacttacacacacacaaacacaaaccagtCAGACACTCACTGATACATACACACCCTCAAAATCAGACACACAAGGGGTCAGCTACTCATAAAGCCATAACAACAGAAAATGGTATGTGGTTGGAAAAGTATCAGGTCAATTGGATTCTCCAAACActcctgtttttttatttgcctgTCGGTCTGTCTTCGAGCTCTCAGTATTTACTTCAGCTTGAGGCAGTCTGGAAAAGGGATTGTATTGGTTCCCTTTAAATTTCTTGATTTCCGCACagtttatactgtaaataaatgtgtttgttttaggcGCAAATAATCAAGcgatcatattttttttactttctgaaTAGCTACCACAAGATTTTTTCGTAATAATTGGATTCCAGCCCCTTTTGGATCGGTTTATTTCTGTAGTACTATTATACTACTAAATAGCTTTAACATTActtttcaattacatttttacactaCTTTTTGATATGCATGTTTTAAGACTGTACACATTTTAAAGAGATTAATCAATATTGTAATTGACTATAGAGACTTTAGTGATCCATAAATGTACATTGATCTTCATTCACCAGTGTTTCTTATTTCATTGAAAGTCTTCCTCTCCTAGGGACGTACAACAACTTGAACAAGGTACCACAGCTGAAGAGGAGCAGAAATGGTTTCACCAGTACCAGGCTCGAGaacacaagacaaaacaaatacatctaCACCAGGGTTCACCAACCTTTTGGACATCGAGAGCTACttggtactgattaatgtgaaggtctaccagtttgatatacacttctgaaatgacaaatttgcccaaattatctttaattatctattattaataattattcacACTCATTATTATTGAAGACgttgatcatgttaatgatttgtCACAGTATTTATTCACAATAATTTAGGAATTAAATAGATAgcaataatttatttctttaaatctctgcaagtacaggaaatcatgtCACATTTTCATCACCACTAACAATTTAGTGACAAATCATGAACTATGATGCACCATGTTTGTCCAAATGAGAACATCTCTATTTCTATGTCTGTTAGTGGGAAACCTGGCAATGCATGCTTGTGCAACTCTGAGTGAGTCTTAGAGGTATCCATCAGTGAGGCGTttcctgtgtttgtttttgatgaagttCATGTCAGAAAAGGCAGATTCACACAGATAGGTTGATCCAAACAAGCTGGCAACCTTCACTGCTGCTGTACATACACGACTGTACTTTTCTGTGTAAACAAGACACCAAAGGTTTGGTGCAGCCTGATAGGCCTTGAGATTCAGATCATTTTGCAAAAGTTACAATTTGAGTCTCCACCTCCATCCAAGCTGAGCATGGCACATAGTTGTTCAGCAATATATGTTGTGTCCACGTTCATGAAAAGGTTGGAAATGAATGACACACAAGCCTGAAGCTGACAATGGTCACAAAACCTGTTCTCAAACTCTTGCCCAAGTCTGTTTATGACTTGAGAGTACCTTTCTACAACTTTGTCAAAATTTTCAGATGCATACGCATTGTCTGTCAGCACTATCTGCACAGAAGGAAAGtgcagcatcttttttttctctgtaaatGCACAGAGAAAATGTTCATATTCATGAGCTTTAAATGCATTTAGAGCACTTATCATATCAGCAACAGTCTTACCTTTGCCTTGTAGCTCACAGTTCAAATGATCCAGTTTCACAGTAATGTCTGATAAAAATGCAATGTCAGGTGTCCACTCAGTGTCCTCCAGCAGCACGGCGTCTTCACCTTTGGATTGCATGAATCTCTTTTATTTCTctcaaaagtggaaaaaaaaacccaaaccaaAATTCGTCCCCTGCTGAGCCATCGGATTTCTGTGTGTAGTAACAGGTCACCGTGTTCAGCTGACAGGTCCTCTGAAAGCACCTTGAATGTTCAGTGCTGTTTAGCTCTGGAGCAGATGTTGTTTATGTACTTCACGACGGGAGTCATCACATGCTCAAAGCTGATCACTTTTGAACTGAATGCCTGCTGGTGAATGATTCAGTGGAAATGCAGAAACTTTGGGAACTGTGTGTCACATTTGCAGTGAGCAATGAATCCTGTATGTTGGCCGATCTTAGCAGGAGGTCCGTCTGTAGTCAATGATACCAATTTTTCCAACAGTACCTTTTTCTCGGTGAAAAGTTCCTTCACCGTGTTATAGATGTCAACTCCCCTCGTAATTATCTTTAAGGGCAGTAGTgtcaaaagtttttcttttgtggaGAAATCATCAAACACCATCCGGATCAACACCATTAGCTATAGCAGCTGTACTGCTGCTCTCCACGGACTCGTCACACTGGATGCTTTTTGGGCGTTTTTCACCAGTCTCGTGAAAAAAGACTGGTTTGCACAAAGCTGCCTTCAACTCACTGACTTTTTCCGCTCGTAGTTAGCATAGAAGGTTGTGGCACATCTCAAATGTCTCTCCACTTTGGCGTCGCCACAGTCGCTCCACAAATGAGACACACTCATGATTTTTTCTcagtggtaaagaaaataacTCGTTCTTTGATTCACTGTGAAATTTTTTGTTCTTCTAtcttccatgtttttgggaggttaAATCTCCTCAACGTAGTTGCACCAGCTAGCTTCGCTCCACAAATACAACCTTTGAActctacttttttgttttttgtttttttaatagtcaTTTTCAAATTTACACCAATTTAAAAAGAACAGCTACAAAACATTCTGTATTCAGTACACTGTtagcacattcactgccattgtcggctttagaagtcaaatatacatgttaactgggaaggctgacAGTGAATGAGTGCCAACGTATTTCATGAATAGCCAAGACCTTATGCTGGTGCCGCAAAATGCGCTAGCCTTGAACGTGTGTTgctattaaatacataaataaagaaataaaaagtggCACTTAACAGTGTGTAGAAactatcattttttttgttgctattctttttaaattggtgtcaatgtgtaaatgacaatatttaaagaaataaaaactgtcatgaacggaacagaggataggacccaaaaatgcacgactccaaaacaaattgacagtttccaaaaagagaggtttaatagacgggcataggtcggtacacaggcaggcaatccaagagaggcaacagtatccaaaaacatgaggcaaagagacaaggtcgataatcggaacagggtcaggtcttactgtgaatctatgacgtggaaacaaggaatgctggaacgcgacgacaaggtacaacgaactggcaacgagaggaaatgagacacgaggttatatacaaggggtaattagggtgaacgaggcacaggtgatgaagatgctcacatgagcaggtgtgtgtgaaacagggggggaagacaaaacccggaacacacacacatatgacagtaccccccccttaacggccggccccagacggccctggggcccctggatgcgcaacgtggaagtcccgaatgagcgaatcatccacgataaacgcagacggtacccaggaacgctcctcaggcccatagccctcccagtccaccagatattgaaaccccctgcccctccgacgagatgacaacagccgcttcacagagaagacagggcccccatccacaaaccgggggggaggagggggcctggaaggcgggaccagaggggactcccgggctggcttgagtaggctgacgtgaaaagtagggtggacccgcatagaccttgggagcctcagcttcacggtgacagggttgattatttttgtgatggggaagggcccaacgaacctgggagcgagcttcttggactccacccggagtggaatatgtttggtcgaaagccaaactcgctgacccactttgtagttcggggccggtgtcctccgacggtcagcagcggctttgtaggaccgtccctggcgcagcagcatctggcgggctcgctcccaggtcctcctacagcgtctcaccaaggttaatgccgctggaactgtggattctggggctatggcaggaaacagagatggttggtaaccatgtacaacgtgaaaaggcgatagaccagtggatgcagaagggagggaattgtgggagaattcgacccaaaccagtttctgagactaggatcgcggctcctgtgaagcgagacatcggagccccgtctccaggtcctggttcagcctctcggtttggccgttggtttcaggatgaaacccggatgacagactgacggtagcacctatgagtttacaaaactccttccaaaattgcgaaatgaattggggacccctatcagacaccacattcttggggaaaccatggaacttaaaaacctgattaatcattagctcggcagtgtctttagctgaggggagttttggaagtgcaatgaagtgcgccatcttagagaacctgtcaacaactgtaagaatggtggtattgcctttagaggccggtaatcctgtaacaaagtctacggaaatgtctgaccaaggacgttgtggtattggcaggggtcgcaactccccagaaggacgttgatgagaggccttgtttgcagcacatacctggcaagcattgacgtaatcgctaacatccctcctaacattaggccaccaaaagcgctgttcgaccactgatagcgtcttggtaatgcctgggtgacataccgttcggttcgtgtgagcccagtggatgacttttccccttaaggtcggaaccacataaagcctgttctcggggcaatcttcagggctaggagtgtctttcagagccccttcaaccgcagtctcaatgtcccaaacaaaagcggaaatgaagcatgacttaggcaaaatagtcttagggtcggacaaagaactctcctcggagaaaatgcgtgacaaagcatctggcttaccatttttagaacccggtcggtatgataacgtaaaattaaatctagagaagaaaagagcccatctagcctgcctcgcatttaatcttttggcagttttaatatattcaaggttcttgtgatctgtccatactaaaaacggagtatgtgccccctctagccagtgcctccactccatcaaagccaccttgactgccagcagttcacggtcgccaatgtcataatttttttcagctggggtcaattttttggagagaaacgcacaaggatgtaacttctcatccttgagagacttctgggagagcactgctcctattccggcatcagacgcatcgacttctaccacaaactgctgtttgagatctggcaaagtaaggatgggagcggaggtaaagctcgacttaagtttttgaaaagctgcatgacaaagcgggttccatacaaaaggtttgtgtggcgaggtaagatcatgcaaaggagaggctatagaactgaaattcctgatgaatttcctgtagaagtttgcgaaccctaagaacctttgtacatctttgcgtgacgtgggagtaggccaattaataacggcatcgactttgcaagggtccatcttgacttcaccttgagccaggacgaaacccagaaaagaaacggacgcctggtggaactcacatttctcagccttgacatagagttgattctgcagtaactgctgcaaaacagagcggacatgaataatgtgagtctcctcatccggggagaatatcagaatatcatctaaataaacaaaaacataaacattcaacatgtcgcgcaggacatcgttgacaaggttctggaaaacagctggagcgttagtaagcccaaaaggcattaccaaatattcataatgtcccgttggtgtgttaaatgctgttttccattcatccccctcccttatcctgactagatgatatgcatttcttaagtccagttttgtgaaaatcttggctccctccaggaactcaaaggcggtggagatgagaggaagagggtacctgtttttgaccgtgatctcattgagaccccggtaatcgatacagggtcgcagggtcttgtctttcttgtccacgaagaaaaatcctgctcccgcaggggatgaagatgggcgaatgatcccggctgccagtgattcttctatgtattccttcatggccttgtgttccggccctgaaagagagaaaaacctccctcgtgggggtgtggttccaggcagcaagtcaatagcacagtcataaggtctgtggggtggaagggatttggccttggacttggaa
This window encodes:
- the LOC133484873 gene encoding uncharacterized protein LOC133484873, with the protein product MQRGRFRLSSEERQRRLREGRCFYCGQLGHSVSNCHVKVAGAGSQGTGEVSLNFIKEDPTRVLPKVTLGSPDLSQVPTCYQDIKDVFSKSKAKSLPPHRPYDCAIDLLPGTTPPRGRFFSLSGPEHKAMKEYIEESLAAGIIRPSSSPAGAGFFFVDKKDKTLRPCIDYRGLNEITVKNRYPLPLISTAFEFLEGAKIFTKLDLRNAYHLVRIREGDEWKTAFNTPTGHYEYLVMPFGLTNAPAVFQNLVNDVLRDMLNVYVFVYLDDILIFSPDEETHIIHVRSVLQQLLQNQLYVKAEKCEFHQASVSFLGFVLAQGEVKMDPCKVDAVINWPTPTSRKDVQRFLGFANFYRKFIRNFSSIASPLHDLTSPHKPFVWNPLCHAAFQKLKSSFTSAPILTLPDLKQQFVVEVDASDAGIGAVLSQKSLKDEKLHPCAFLSKKLTPAEKNYDIGDRELLAVKVALMEWRHWLEGAHTPFLVWTDHKNLEYIKTAKRLNARQARWALFFSRFNFTLSYRPGSKNGKPDAL